One segment of Solanum lycopersicum chromosome 1, SLM_r2.1 DNA contains the following:
- the CyP gene encoding peptidyl-prolyl cis-trans isomerase, protein MANPKVFFDLTIGGAPAGRVVMELFADTTPKTAENFRALCTGEKGVGKMGKPLHYKGSTFHRVIPGFMCQGGDFTAGNGTGGESIYGAKFNDENFVKKHTGPGILSMANAGPGTNGSQFFICTAKTEWLNGKHVVFGQVVEGMDVIKKAEAVGSSSGRCSKPVVIADCGQL, encoded by the coding sequence ATGGCAAATCCAAAGGTTTTCTTTGACCTTACCATCGGTGGTGCACCAGCTGGTCGTGTGGTGATGGAGCTCTTCGCCGATACCACTCCCAAAACCGCTGAGAACTTCCGAGCTCTTTGTACCGGTGAGAAAGGTGTTGGAAAGATGGGGAAGCCTTTGCACTACAAGGGCTCAACCTTCCACCGTGTGATCCCAGGGTTCATGTGTCAAGGAGGTGATTTCACCGCCGGAAACGGGACCGGAGGAGAGTCGATCTATGGAGCCAAATTCAACGATGAGAACTTCGTTAAGAAGCACACCGGCCCTGGAATCCTCTCCATGGCTAATGCTGGACCTGGAACCAACGGTTCTCAGTTTTTCATCTGTACCGCTAAGACTGAGTGGCTCAACGGAAAGCACGTCGTGTTTGGACAAGTTGTTGAAGGCATGGATGTGATTAAGAAGGCAGAGGCTGTTGGATCTAGCTCTGGAAGGTGCTCCAAGCCTGTGGTTATTGCTGACTGCGGTCAACTCTAG